In one Pseudomonas sp. MM211 genomic region, the following are encoded:
- a CDS encoding metal-dependent hydrolase — translation MDSITQAVLGASIQGALLGRWQGRKALLYGAMLGTLPDLDVVIDYGDSVAAMTYHRGFSHSLFVLTGFALLLTWLLRQWRPHPGYSAQRLFLAIWLVLITHPLLDAFTSYGTQLLWPLTPTPAAWSSIFIIDPIYSLPLLGAVIYGLISGLKDRANPVVNWALAFSTVYLASTLGGKYMAEHRVEQELARQGIEAEAIFSSPTPFNTLLWRVIVIEGEDYHEALVGWFDSAPPALERMPRGAALGKVLDDSPTHQRLQWFTDDVLRYDRLGDHLVVTDIRLGMTGFHPFRFDFAHWQDNAWQVQPYIDRWPAERGDMQRLALLWQRIWQPSTPVPLALWASELSQYPHGERSPADADLAPGRKAASSANDKKDPAL, via the coding sequence ATGGACTCGATTACCCAAGCCGTACTCGGCGCCAGCATTCAGGGCGCTCTGCTGGGGCGTTGGCAAGGGCGCAAGGCGCTGCTGTACGGCGCCATGCTGGGCACCTTGCCGGATCTGGATGTGGTCATCGACTATGGCGACTCGGTGGCGGCGATGACCTACCACCGGGGCTTCAGCCATTCGCTGTTCGTGCTCACTGGTTTTGCCCTGCTGCTGACCTGGCTGCTACGACAGTGGCGACCACACCCTGGTTATTCGGCGCAGCGGCTGTTCCTGGCAATCTGGCTGGTACTGATCACCCATCCGCTGCTCGATGCCTTCACCAGTTACGGCACGCAACTGCTCTGGCCGCTGACACCAACGCCCGCGGCCTGGTCGAGCATCTTCATCATCGATCCGATCTACAGCCTGCCGCTGCTTGGCGCGGTGATCTATGGGCTGATCAGCGGCTTGAAAGATCGGGCCAACCCGGTGGTCAATTGGGCGCTGGCGTTTTCTACCGTTTACCTGGCCTCGACCCTGGGCGGCAAATACATGGCCGAACACCGGGTGGAGCAAGAGCTGGCCCGTCAGGGCATCGAAGCCGAAGCCATCTTCAGCTCGCCGACGCCGTTCAATACGCTACTGTGGCGAGTCATCGTGATCGAGGGTGAGGACTACCACGAAGCGCTGGTGGGCTGGTTCGACAGCGCACCACCGGCATTGGAACGAATGCCTCGCGGTGCCGCGCTAGGGAAGGTGCTGGATGATTCGCCGACTCACCAACGGCTGCAATGGTTTACGGATGACGTACTGCGCTACGACCGGCTCGGCGATCATCTGGTGGTGACCGATATTCGCCTGGGCATGACCGGCTTCCACCCGTTCCGCTTCGATTTCGCCCATTGGCAGGACAACGCCTGGCAGGTGCAGCCTTATATCGATCGTTGGCCGGCAGAACGTGGTGACATGCAGCGCCTTGCCCTGCTCTGGCAGCGCATCTGGCAGCCCTCGACGCCCGTCCCACTGGCGCTCTGGGCCAGCGAGCTGAGTCAGTATCCGCACGGCGAGCGCTCACCAGCCGATGCCGATCTGGCCCCGGGCCGCAAAGCCGCCAGCTCCGCAAACGACAAGAAAGACCCGGCGCTATAA
- a CDS encoding methyl-accepting chemotaxis protein, translated as MQGMTRSLRDLVGRIGAGVGQIAAAAEQLSAITAQTSAGVQNQKLETEQTATAIHQMAATVQEVAQNAEQASLAAADADREAQQGNQVVQQAISQIGKLAQEVEQSAEAMQELNQESGRIGSVLEVIRAVAEQTNLLALNAAIEAARAGDQGRGFAVVADEVRALARRTHDSTQEIENLIANLQRLAGGASAQMEGSRALTQRTVSLAGEAGEALGRITQAVSSIEQMNQQIAAAAEEQSAVAETISESVTRVRDIGEQSASASQQTAASSAELARLGVELQGLVRQFRT; from the coding sequence ATGCAGGGCATGACTCGCAGCCTGCGCGATCTGGTCGGGCGAATTGGCGCTGGGGTGGGGCAGATTGCGGCGGCGGCTGAGCAGCTCTCGGCAATCACAGCGCAGACCAGTGCCGGTGTGCAGAATCAGAAGCTGGAAACCGAGCAGACCGCTACCGCGATCCACCAGATGGCTGCCACCGTGCAGGAAGTGGCGCAGAACGCCGAGCAGGCCTCCCTGGCTGCCGCCGATGCTGATCGCGAAGCTCAGCAGGGCAATCAGGTGGTGCAGCAGGCGATCAGCCAGATCGGCAAGCTGGCCCAGGAGGTCGAGCAGTCGGCTGAAGCCATGCAGGAACTGAATCAGGAAAGCGGGCGCATCGGCAGCGTGCTCGAGGTAATCCGCGCGGTCGCCGAACAGACCAACCTGCTGGCGCTCAACGCCGCTATCGAAGCCGCCCGCGCCGGCGACCAGGGCCGCGGTTTCGCCGTGGTGGCCGATGAAGTGCGAGCCCTGGCGCGACGCACCCATGACTCGACCCAGGAAATCGAAAACCTGATCGCCAACCTGCAGCGCCTGGCCGGTGGTGCCTCGGCGCAGATGGAAGGCAGCCGTGCATTGACTCAACGCACCGTGAGCCTGGCCGGCGAAGCAGGCGAGGCGCTTGGGCGCATCACCCAGGCGGTGAGCTCCATCGAACAGATGAATCAGCAGATCGCTGCCGCGGCGGAAGAGCAGAGCGCGGTAGCGGAAACCATCAGCGAGAGCGTTACCCGAGTACGCGACATCGGCGAGCAGAGCGCCAGCGCCAGCCAACAGACCGCCGCTTCGAGTGCAGAACTGGCGCGCCTCGGCGTCGAGCTGCAAGGCCTAGTCAGGCAGTTCCGAACCTGA
- a CDS encoding amino acid permease — protein MPSEMLQTGQLKRGLKNRHIQLIALGGAIGTGLFLGSAGVMASAGPSMILGYAIGGFIAFLIMRQLGEMIVEEPVAGSFSHFAHAYWGPFAGFLSGWNYWVLYVLVGMAELTAVGKYVQYWWPEVPTWATAAVFFVAINAINLTNVRVFGEAEFWFSIIKVVAIMGMILLGCYLLFSGAGGEQASVSNLWSHGGFFPNGISGLVMVMAIIMFSFGGLELVGITAAEADQPRKVIPKAINQVVYRILIFYIGALTVLLSLHPWDDLVATLTAGGDSYGSSPFVQIFSLIGSDTAAHILNFVVLTAALSVYNSGVYCNSRMLYGLAEKGNAPKSLLKVDKRGVPVLAIFFSAAFTLICVVVNYLVPKSALELLMSLVVAALVINWAMISLAHLRFRKAMQAKGVEPSFKAFWFPFANYLCLGFVVFILGLMLFIPGIRMSVFAIPFWLLFIWGCFQLRQRRLAR, from the coding sequence ATGCCAAGCGAAATGCTCCAGACAGGCCAGCTCAAGCGGGGCCTGAAGAACCGTCATATTCAATTGATCGCCCTGGGTGGCGCCATCGGTACCGGCCTGTTCCTCGGCTCGGCCGGGGTCATGGCGTCCGCCGGGCCGTCGATGATTCTCGGCTACGCCATCGGCGGTTTCATCGCCTTCCTGATCATGCGCCAGCTCGGCGAGATGATCGTCGAAGAGCCCGTGGCCGGCTCCTTCAGCCACTTCGCCCACGCCTACTGGGGCCCGTTCGCGGGCTTCCTGTCGGGTTGGAACTATTGGGTGCTCTACGTGCTGGTCGGCATGGCCGAACTCACTGCGGTGGGCAAGTACGTGCAGTACTGGTGGCCGGAAGTACCGACCTGGGCCACTGCGGCGGTGTTCTTCGTCGCCATCAACGCCATCAACCTGACCAATGTGCGGGTGTTCGGCGAGGCCGAGTTCTGGTTCTCGATCATCAAGGTGGTGGCGATCATGGGCATGATCCTGCTCGGCTGCTACCTGCTGTTCAGCGGCGCAGGTGGCGAGCAGGCATCGGTGAGCAACCTGTGGAGCCATGGTGGCTTCTTCCCCAACGGTATCTCGGGGCTGGTGATGGTGATGGCCATTATCATGTTCTCCTTCGGCGGCCTGGAATTGGTGGGTATTACCGCGGCCGAGGCCGATCAGCCGAGAAAGGTGATCCCCAAGGCCATCAACCAAGTGGTCTATCGCATCCTGATTTTCTACATCGGCGCGCTGACCGTGCTGCTGTCGTTGCACCCTTGGGACGACCTGGTGGCGACCCTTACCGCTGGCGGCGACTCCTACGGCAGCAGCCCCTTCGTGCAGATTTTTTCGCTGATCGGTAGTGACACCGCTGCGCACATCCTCAACTTCGTGGTGCTCACCGCGGCGCTGTCGGTCTACAACAGCGGCGTGTACTGCAACAGCCGCATGCTCTATGGCCTGGCTGAGAAGGGCAATGCACCCAAGTCGCTACTCAAGGTCGACAAGCGCGGTGTGCCGGTGCTGGCGATCTTCTTCTCGGCGGCCTTCACGCTGATCTGTGTGGTAGTCAACTACCTAGTGCCGAAGAGCGCCCTGGAGTTGCTGATGTCTCTGGTGGTCGCCGCGCTGGTGATCAACTGGGCGATGATTAGCCTGGCTCACCTCAGGTTCCGCAAGGCCATGCAGGCCAAGGGCGTCGAGCCGTCGTTCAAGGCCTTCTGGTTCCCCTTCGCCAACTACCTGTGCCTGGGGTTTGTGGTGTTCATCCTCGGTTTGATGCTGTTCATTCCGGGCATTCGCATGTCGGTGTTCGCCATCCCGTTCTGGCTGCTGTTCATCTGGGGCTGCTTCCAGCTGCGCCAGCGTCGGCTCGCTCGCTAG
- the maiA gene encoding maleylacetoacetate isomerase, which produces MLTLYGYWRSSAAYRVRIALNLKGLAYRHVPVHLVREGGEQHGDAYRALNPQGLVPLLVDEENGGVRIAQSLAILEYLDEIFPVPAILPGDPAQRAAVRALALHIACEVHPLDNLRVLQYLGRELGVSEEGRNAWYRHWVAQGLAAVEQGLVAYGETFSLGKRPGYLEACLVPQVYNARRFDCDLDAYPRILALTARCEALEAFQQAAPDAQPDAQ; this is translated from the coding sequence ATGCTGACGCTATACGGCTACTGGCGCTCCAGCGCCGCTTACCGGGTGCGTATTGCACTGAACCTGAAGGGGCTCGCTTATCGTCACGTGCCGGTGCATCTGGTTCGTGAGGGCGGCGAGCAGCACGGCGATGCCTACCGGGCGCTGAACCCCCAGGGCCTGGTGCCGCTGCTGGTGGACGAGGAAAATGGTGGGGTGCGGATCGCCCAGTCCCTGGCGATTCTCGAATACCTCGACGAGATCTTCCCGGTGCCGGCGATACTGCCTGGCGACCCGGCGCAGCGCGCGGCGGTCAGGGCTCTGGCGCTGCACATCGCCTGCGAGGTGCATCCGCTCGATAACCTGCGGGTGCTGCAGTATCTCGGGCGTGAGTTGGGCGTTTCCGAAGAGGGAAGAAACGCCTGGTACCGGCACTGGGTGGCTCAGGGCCTGGCTGCCGTGGAGCAGGGCTTGGTGGCGTACGGTGAAACATTTTCCCTGGGCAAGCGGCCCGGCTATCTGGAAGCCTGTTTGGTTCCACAGGTGTACAATGCGCGCCGTTTCGACTGTGACCTCGATGCGTATCCTCGCATCCTCGCTCTGACCGCACGTTGTGAGGCCCTCGAGGCGTTCCAGCAAGCCGCACCGGATGCTCAGCCCGACGCGCAGTGA
- a CDS encoding fumarylacetoacetate hydrolase family protein produces the protein MKLASLNQGRDGVLVVVSRDLSRAVRVPQIAHTLQAALDEWASRRPQLEAVYQRLNDGLEASAFDFDQRDCHSPLPRAYHWADGSAYVNHVELVRKARGAEMPESFWHEPLMYQGGADAFIPPHAPIRLGDEAWGIDLEAELAVITDDVPMGATPAQALGHVQLLLLVNDVSLRNLIPGELAKGFGFYQSKPSSSFSPVAVTPDELGESWREGRVHRPLVAHINDQLFGQPDAGTDMTFDFPTLIAHAARTRPLGSGTLIGSGTVSNYDRSAGSSCLAEKRMLEVIEHGEAKTPFLKFGDRVRIEMFDAAGASIFGAIDQVVERYEAH, from the coding sequence ATGAAACTTGCATCGCTGAACCAGGGGCGCGACGGCGTGCTGGTGGTCGTCTCCCGCGATCTGTCCCGTGCCGTTCGCGTGCCGCAGATCGCCCACACGTTGCAGGCCGCGCTGGACGAATGGGCGAGCAGGCGGCCGCAACTGGAGGCGGTCTACCAGCGCCTCAATGACGGTCTGGAGGCCAGCGCATTCGACTTCGACCAGCGCGATTGTCACAGCCCGCTGCCGCGCGCCTATCACTGGGCCGATGGCAGTGCCTACGTCAATCATGTCGAGCTGGTGCGCAAGGCTCGCGGTGCCGAGATGCCCGAGTCGTTCTGGCACGAGCCGCTGATGTACCAGGGCGGCGCGGATGCATTCATCCCGCCCCACGCGCCGATCCGCCTGGGTGACGAAGCCTGGGGCATCGATCTGGAGGCCGAACTGGCGGTGATCACCGACGACGTGCCCATGGGCGCCACGCCGGCTCAGGCGCTCGGCCATGTGCAGTTGCTGCTGCTGGTCAACGACGTGTCGCTGCGCAACCTGATTCCCGGCGAGCTGGCCAAGGGCTTCGGTTTCTATCAGAGCAAGCCGTCGTCGAGCTTCTCTCCGGTGGCGGTCACCCCGGACGAGCTGGGCGAAAGCTGGCGCGAGGGGCGGGTGCATCGGCCGCTGGTGGCGCACATCAACGACCAACTGTTCGGCCAACCAGACGCCGGCACCGACATGACCTTCGATTTCCCCACGCTGATCGCCCACGCCGCCCGTACCCGGCCCCTGGGCAGCGGTACCCTCATCGGTTCGGGCACCGTTTCCAACTACGACCGCAGTGCCGGTTCCAGCTGCCTGGCCGAGAAGCGCATGCTGGAGGTGATCGAGCACGGCGAGGCGAAAACCCCGTTTCTCAAGTTCGGTGACCGGGTGCGCATCGAGATGTTCGACGCCGCTGGCGCGAGCATCTTCGGCGCCATCGACCAAGTGGTAGAACGCTACGAAGCTCACTGA
- the hppD gene encoding 4-hydroxyphenylpyruvate dioxygenase, with amino-acid sequence MNAVSRIEQHNPIGTDGFEFVEFTAPTPEGIEQLRELFTAMGFTETAKHRSKQVWLFQQHGVNFVLNGSPTGHVHAFAEKHGPSACAMAFRVRNAAQAAAYVQEQGATLVGSHANFGELNIPCVEGIGGSLLYLVDRYGEQSIYDVDFEFIEGRGPDDNAVGLQMIDHLTHNVKRGQMDVWSGFYERIAGFREIRYFDIEGKLTGLVSRAMTAPCGKIRIPINESADDKSQIEEFIREYHGEGIQHIALSTDDIYSTVRKLQANGVAFMSTPDTYYEKVDQRVAGHGEPLDVLHDLNLLIDGAPGDDGILLQIFTNTVIGPIFFEIIQRKGNQGFGEGNFKALFESIEEDQLRRGVISEE; translated from the coding sequence ATGAACGCCGTGTCCAGAATCGAACAGCACAATCCCATCGGAACCGACGGTTTCGAGTTCGTCGAATTCACCGCCCCTACGCCCGAAGGCATTGAACAATTGCGTGAATTGTTCACCGCCATGGGCTTCACCGAAACGGCCAAGCACCGTAGCAAGCAGGTCTGGCTGTTCCAGCAGCACGGCGTCAACTTCGTCCTTAATGGCAGCCCGACCGGCCATGTGCATGCCTTCGCCGAGAAGCACGGGCCAAGCGCCTGCGCCATGGCCTTCCGGGTTCGTAATGCCGCCCAGGCTGCCGCCTACGTGCAGGAGCAGGGCGCCACCCTGGTCGGCAGCCACGCCAACTTCGGTGAGTTGAATATTCCCTGCGTCGAGGGCATCGGCGGCTCGCTGCTGTATCTGGTTGATCGTTACGGCGAACAAAGCATCTACGACGTGGACTTCGAGTTTATCGAAGGTCGCGGCCCGGACGACAACGCCGTCGGCCTGCAGATGATCGACCACCTCACCCATAACGTGAAGCGCGGGCAGATGGACGTCTGGTCCGGCTTCTACGAGCGCATCGCCGGGTTTCGCGAGATCCGTTATTTCGATATCGAAGGCAAGCTCACGGGCCTGGTTTCCCGGGCCATGACTGCGCCCTGCGGCAAGATCCGTATTCCCATCAACGAGTCGGCGGACGACAAGTCGCAGATCGAGGAATTCATCCGCGAGTACCACGGTGAGGGTATCCAGCATATCGCGCTGTCCACCGACGACATCTACTCCACCGTGCGCAAGCTGCAGGCCAACGGCGTGGCGTTCATGAGCACGCCGGACACCTATTACGAGAAGGTTGACCAGCGCGTGGCTGGGCATGGCGAGCCGCTGGACGTGCTGCATGACCTGAACCTGCTGATCGACGGTGCGCCAGGTGACGACGGCATTCTGCTGCAGATTTTCACCAACACGGTGATCGGCCCGATCTTCTTCGAGATCATTCAGCGCAAGGGCAATCAGGGCTTCGGCGAGGGCAATTTCAAGGCCCTGTTCGAATCCATCGAAGAGGATCAGCTGCGCCGCGGTGTGATCAGCGAGGAGTGA